A section of the Sphaerodactylus townsendi isolate TG3544 linkage group LG11, MPM_Stown_v2.3, whole genome shotgun sequence genome encodes:
- the UBP1 gene encoding upstream-binding protein 1 isoform X1, with amino-acid sequence MAWVLKMDEVIESGLAHDFDASLSGIGQELGAGAYSMSDVLALPIFKQEDSNLPPDNDAKHPPFQYVMCAATSPAVKLHDETLTYLNQGQSYEIRLIDNRKMGDMPEIAGKLVKSIIRVVFHDRRLQYTEHQQLEGWKWNRPGDKLLDLDIPMSVGVIDVRTNPSQLNAVEFLWDPGKRTSAFIQVHCISTEFTPRKHGGEKGVAFRIQVDTFKQAENGEYTDHLHSASCQIKVFKPKGADRKQKTDREKMEKRTAPEKEKYQPSYDTTILTEMRLEPIIEDAVEHEQKKSSKRTLPADYGDSLAKRGSCSPWPDTPTAFVNSSPTPTPTFSSTAHTTCSVPDSNSSSPNHQGDGIPQVSGEQLHPSATIQEAQQWLLKQRFSSYTRLFSNFSGADLLKLTREDLVQICGPADGIRLYNALKSRSVRPRLTIYVCQEQSRSIQLEQQDSGSAESRNGAIYVYHAIYLEEMAASEVTRKLALVFNIPLHQINQVYRQGPTGIHIIVSDQMVQNFEDESCFLVTTIKDENGEGFHMILK; translated from the exons ATGGCGTGGGTCCTGAAGATGGACGAGGTGATCGAGTCCGGGCTGGCGCACGACTTCGACGCCAGCCTCTCCGGCATCGGGCAGGAGCTCGGCGCCGGGGCTTATAGCATGAG TGATGTTCTGGCTTTACCCATTTTCAAGCAAGAAGATTCTAATCTTCCACCTGATAATGATGCAAAACATCCACCTTTTCAATATGTTATGTGTGCTGCAACGTCTCCTGCTGTCAAACTTCATGATGAAACCCTAACTTACTTAAATCAAG GTCAGTCCTATGAAATACGACTGATAGATAATCGAAAAATGGGAGATATGCCAGAGATTGCTGGAAAACTGGTGAAG AGTATCATAAGAGTTGTGTTCCACGACAGAAGACTGCAGTATACAGAGCATCAGCAGCTAGAGGGTTGGAAGTGGAATCGTCCTGGAGACAAACTACTTGATTTAG ATATTCCTATGTCAGTTGGAGTAATTGATGTACGGACAAATCCAAGCCAGCTCAATGCAGTTGAATTTCTGTGGGATCCTGGAAAACGAACATCTGCCTTTATTCAG GTACATTGTATCAGCACTGAATTCACACCACGTAAACATGGAGGTGAAAAAGGAGTTGCTTTTAGGATTCAGGTTGACACTTTTAAACAGGCTGAAAATGGAGAATACACTGATCATCTGCATTCAGCTAGCTGCCAAATTAAAGTTTTTAAG CCAAAAGGGGCAGacaggaaacagaaaacagacaGAGAAAAGATGGAGAAACGAACTGcccctgaaaaagaaaaatatcagCCTTCATATGACACTACAATTCTCACAGAG ATGAGGCTTGAGCCTATAATTGAAGATGCAGTTGAACATGAGCAGAAAAAGTCCAGCAAGCGGACTTTGCCAGCAGACTACGGTGATTCTCTGGCAAAGCGAGGCAGT TGCTCACCGTGGCCTGATACACCTACTGCATTTGTGAACAGTAGCCCTACCCCAACTCCAACTTTTTCCTCTACTGCACATACTACTTGCAGTGTCCCAGACAG TAATTCATCATCTCCAAATCACCAGGGAGATGGAATTCCACAAGTGTCTGGAGAG CAACTTCATCCTTCAGCCACAATCCAGGAAGCCCAACAGTGGTTGCTAAAACAAAGATTTTCTTCTTACACAAGGCTGTTTTCAAATTTCTCAG GTGCTGATTTATTGAAGCTGACAAGAGAAGACTTGGTACAAATCTGTGGTCCAGCTGATGGAATTCGGCTATACAATGCACTTAAATCAAG GTCTGTTAGGCCACGGCTAACAATCTATGTATGCCAGGAGCAATCAAGGAGCATACAACTGGAACAGCAAGACTCAGgcagtgcagagagcaggaatggTGCAATATATG TTTATCATGCAATCTacttggaagaaatggctgcctcGGAAGTCACTCGCAAGCTTGCTTTGGTGTTCAATATTCCTTTGCATCAGATCAATCAGGTTTACAGACAGGGTCCTACTGGCATCCATATCATTGTCAGCGATCAG atGGTGCAGAACTTTGAAGATGAAAGTTGCTTCTTAGTTACCACAATAAAAG ATGAAAATGGTGAAGGCTTCCATATGATTTTGAAGTGA
- the UBP1 gene encoding upstream-binding protein 1 isoform X2, whose protein sequence is MAWVLKMDEVIESGLAHDFDASLSGIGQELGAGAYSMSDVLALPIFKQEDSNLPPDNDAKHPPFQYVMCAATSPAVKLHDETLTYLNQGQSYEIRLIDNRKMGDMPEIAGKLVKSIIRVVFHDRRLQYTEHQQLEGWKWNRPGDKLLDLDIPMSVGVIDVRTNPSQLNAVEFLWDPGKRTSAFIQVHCISTEFTPRKHGGEKGVAFRIQVDTFKQAENGEYTDHLHSASCQIKVFKPKGADRKQKTDREKMEKRTAPEKEKYQPSYDTTILTECSPWPDTPTAFVNSSPTPTPTFSSTAHTTCSVPDSNSSSPNHQGDGIPQVSGEQLHPSATIQEAQQWLLKQRFSSYTRLFSNFSGADLLKLTREDLVQICGPADGIRLYNALKSRSVRPRLTIYVCQEQSRSIQLEQQDSGSAESRNGAIYVYHAIYLEEMAASEVTRKLALVFNIPLHQINQVYRQGPTGIHIIVSDQMVQNFEDESCFLVTTIKDENGEGFHMILK, encoded by the exons ATGGCGTGGGTCCTGAAGATGGACGAGGTGATCGAGTCCGGGCTGGCGCACGACTTCGACGCCAGCCTCTCCGGCATCGGGCAGGAGCTCGGCGCCGGGGCTTATAGCATGAG TGATGTTCTGGCTTTACCCATTTTCAAGCAAGAAGATTCTAATCTTCCACCTGATAATGATGCAAAACATCCACCTTTTCAATATGTTATGTGTGCTGCAACGTCTCCTGCTGTCAAACTTCATGATGAAACCCTAACTTACTTAAATCAAG GTCAGTCCTATGAAATACGACTGATAGATAATCGAAAAATGGGAGATATGCCAGAGATTGCTGGAAAACTGGTGAAG AGTATCATAAGAGTTGTGTTCCACGACAGAAGACTGCAGTATACAGAGCATCAGCAGCTAGAGGGTTGGAAGTGGAATCGTCCTGGAGACAAACTACTTGATTTAG ATATTCCTATGTCAGTTGGAGTAATTGATGTACGGACAAATCCAAGCCAGCTCAATGCAGTTGAATTTCTGTGGGATCCTGGAAAACGAACATCTGCCTTTATTCAG GTACATTGTATCAGCACTGAATTCACACCACGTAAACATGGAGGTGAAAAAGGAGTTGCTTTTAGGATTCAGGTTGACACTTTTAAACAGGCTGAAAATGGAGAATACACTGATCATCTGCATTCAGCTAGCTGCCAAATTAAAGTTTTTAAG CCAAAAGGGGCAGacaggaaacagaaaacagacaGAGAAAAGATGGAGAAACGAACTGcccctgaaaaagaaaaatatcagCCTTCATATGACACTACAATTCTCACAGAG TGCTCACCGTGGCCTGATACACCTACTGCATTTGTGAACAGTAGCCCTACCCCAACTCCAACTTTTTCCTCTACTGCACATACTACTTGCAGTGTCCCAGACAG TAATTCATCATCTCCAAATCACCAGGGAGATGGAATTCCACAAGTGTCTGGAGAG CAACTTCATCCTTCAGCCACAATCCAGGAAGCCCAACAGTGGTTGCTAAAACAAAGATTTTCTTCTTACACAAGGCTGTTTTCAAATTTCTCAG GTGCTGATTTATTGAAGCTGACAAGAGAAGACTTGGTACAAATCTGTGGTCCAGCTGATGGAATTCGGCTATACAATGCACTTAAATCAAG GTCTGTTAGGCCACGGCTAACAATCTATGTATGCCAGGAGCAATCAAGGAGCATACAACTGGAACAGCAAGACTCAGgcagtgcagagagcaggaatggTGCAATATATG TTTATCATGCAATCTacttggaagaaatggctgcctcGGAAGTCACTCGCAAGCTTGCTTTGGTGTTCAATATTCCTTTGCATCAGATCAATCAGGTTTACAGACAGGGTCCTACTGGCATCCATATCATTGTCAGCGATCAG atGGTGCAGAACTTTGAAGATGAAAGTTGCTTCTTAGTTACCACAATAAAAG ATGAAAATGGTGAAGGCTTCCATATGATTTTGAAGTGA